From a region of the Dickeya poaceiphila genome:
- the rbsD gene encoding D-ribose pyranase, with product MKKGVLLNSDISSVISQLGHTDQIVIADAGLPIPETTTRIDLALTHNVPGFLQVLDVVTAEMQVEAAILAQEIIEKNTLLHDALLKQLAQLEQHQGNTISLHYVSHEDFKKQSGRSRAIIRTGECSPYANVILCAGVTF from the coding sequence ATGAAAAAAGGCGTGTTACTTAATTCCGATATCTCATCGGTGATTTCCCAATTGGGACATACCGATCAGATTGTGATTGCGGATGCCGGTTTGCCGATTCCGGAAACCACAACCCGTATCGATTTAGCCTTGACCCATAATGTGCCTGGCTTTTTGCAGGTGCTGGATGTGGTGACGGCGGAAATGCAGGTTGAAGCCGCGATCCTGGCTCAGGAAATTATTGAAAAAAATACGCTACTCCATGACGCATTACTGAAACAATTAGCACAACTTGAACAACACCAGGGAAATACCATTTCACTGCATTACGTCAGCCACGAAGATTTCAAAAAGCAAAGTGGCAGGAGCCGGGCCATTATTCGTACTGGAGAATGCTCTCCCTATGCGAATGTGATCCTCTGTGCTGGCGTCACCTTCTGA
- the kup gene encoding low affinity potassium transporter Kup, with the protein MNSEHKRSLPAVTLAAIGVVYGDIGTSPLYTLRECLSGQFGFGVEPDSVFGFLSLIFWLLVLVVSLKYLSYVMRADNAGEGGILTLMSLAGRNTTDRVTALVVIMGLIGGSFFYGEVVITPAISVMSAIEGLDIIAPSLDTYIVPISIVVLTLLFMIQKHGTGRVGSLFAPIMMLWFLSLGVLGARSIIANPEVLQAMNPKWAINFFMQYKAVSFFALGAVVLAITGVEALYADMGHFGKLPIRIAWFSAVLPSLVLNYFGQGALLLKDPEAIKNPFFLLAPDWALIPLLVLATLATIIASQAVISGVFSLTRQAVRLGYLPPMRIVHTSDMESGQIYIPVINWLLYVAVVIVIVSFEHSSNLAAAYGIAVTGTMVLTSILSCTVALKNWHWYRYLVWLLLVALLAIDLPMFLANVVKIISGGWLPLALGMVMFTIMTTWKSERFRLLRRIHEHGNSLDAMITSLEKNPPVRVTGTAVYLSRATHVIPFALLHNLKHNKVLHERVVLLTMRTEDAPYVHNARRVSVEQLSPTFWRVVASYGWRETPNVEEVFHRCWQDGLTCQMMETTFFLSNESLMMGNRAWYLRIRGKLFMMLSRNALRAADQFEIPPNRLIELGIQVEI; encoded by the coding sequence ATGAATTCAGAACATAAACGTTCACTTCCAGCGGTTACGCTGGCTGCCATCGGGGTGGTGTATGGCGACATTGGCACCAGCCCGCTTTATACACTCAGGGAGTGTCTTTCCGGACAATTTGGCTTTGGGGTTGAACCCGATTCCGTCTTTGGCTTTCTCTCCCTGATATTCTGGCTGCTGGTGCTGGTCGTGTCTCTTAAGTATCTGAGCTATGTCATGCGCGCTGATAACGCCGGTGAAGGTGGTATCCTGACGTTGATGTCACTGGCTGGTCGTAACACCACCGATAGGGTTACCGCCCTGGTGGTGATAATGGGATTAATCGGCGGCAGCTTCTTCTATGGTGAAGTGGTGATCACCCCGGCGATTTCAGTGATGTCGGCGATTGAAGGGCTGGATATTATCGCACCATCGCTGGATACCTACATTGTCCCCATCTCAATTGTGGTACTGACACTGCTATTCATGATTCAGAAGCATGGTACCGGTCGGGTTGGTAGCCTGTTTGCGCCTATTATGATGTTATGGTTTTTATCGCTTGGCGTGCTGGGCGCTCGTAGCATTATTGCCAATCCTGAGGTGCTGCAGGCGATGAATCCCAAATGGGCCATTAACTTCTTCATGCAGTACAAAGCGGTGTCTTTCTTTGCGCTGGGTGCAGTGGTGCTGGCAATCACTGGGGTGGAAGCGCTGTATGCCGACATGGGGCATTTTGGCAAACTGCCTATTCGTATCGCTTGGTTTTCTGCGGTGTTGCCGTCGCTGGTGCTCAATTACTTCGGTCAGGGAGCATTGCTGCTCAAAGATCCGGAAGCGATTAAAAACCCATTCTTCCTGCTGGCGCCGGATTGGGCGCTGATTCCACTGCTGGTGTTGGCTACGCTTGCCACTATCATCGCGTCTCAAGCGGTGATTTCCGGCGTATTTTCACTGACCCGTCAGGCGGTGCGTTTGGGGTACTTGCCGCCAATGCGTATCGTGCATACCTCAGATATGGAGTCCGGGCAGATTTATATTCCGGTGATTAACTGGTTGTTGTATGTGGCGGTAGTTATCGTCATTGTCAGCTTTGAGCATTCCAGTAATTTGGCCGCCGCTTACGGTATTGCGGTAACCGGGACTATGGTGCTTACCAGCATTTTGTCTTGTACGGTGGCATTGAAAAACTGGCACTGGTATCGCTATCTGGTCTGGTTGCTGCTGGTCGCGTTGCTTGCTATCGATTTGCCGATGTTCCTGGCCAACGTGGTGAAGATTATTTCCGGCGGCTGGTTGCCGCTGGCGCTGGGGATGGTGATGTTCACCATCATGACTACCTGGAAGAGCGAGCGTTTCCGGCTGTTGCGGCGTATCCACGAGCATGGTAATTCGCTGGATGCGATGATCACTTCACTGGAGAAGAATCCTCCGGTGCGTGTGACAGGTACGGCAGTCTATCTTTCGCGTGCTACCCATGTGATTCCATTTGCGTTGCTACATAATCTCAAGCACAACAAAGTATTACATGAACGAGTAGTACTGCTGACCATGAGAACGGAAGACGCGCCTTATGTACATAACGCCCGGCGCGTTTCAGTGGAGCAGCTTTCTCCGACTTTCTGGCGCGTTGTCGCCAGTTATGGCTGGCGCGAAACACCTAATGTGGAAGAGGTATTTCACCGGTGCTGGCAAGACGGGCTGACCTGCCAGATGATGGAAACCACGTTCTTCCTGTCTAACGAATCGCTGATGATGGGCAATCGTGCCTGGTATCTGCGTATTCGCGGCAAATTGTTCATGATGCTGAGCCGCAATGCGCTGCGTGCGGCAGACCAATTCGAAATTCCACCAAACCGATTGATCGAACTGGGTATTCAGGTAGAAATCTGA